ATAAGTTTCATAATAAAACCTCCTTTTATACTTACTTATATACTACAATTTTATATGATATCACAAAAAAATAAAAGACTGCAAGGCAGTCTAGAAATTATAATTAAAGTTATTGTTATTATTGGTTAACCTCTTTAAATAATAATCAATAAAGCTATCATTGTAAGGATAATCCATTAAATTAACAAATGATACATGAGTAACATTATTAGGATTAAGTTGATTCATATGATAATTTAAAACTATTCCAGATATTGAACACGATGATATTGGATTAATATATATATTTTGAGTATCTGAAAGAGAAGTAAAGATTTCATATGTTTTATCACTATCAATTAAGTATGAATAACTTACAATAGAATCTAAATTTTCATATTTACTACATAGATTAGCTAAACAGTCTAGTTTATTTAAATTTGGATAAATATCTTTGTATCCACCTAAAATTATATATACATTCTCATGATACAAATCTTTAAAAGAAATCATTAATTTATAAATTTGGTTATTTAATTCCATTGGTAAATATAGATATAAAGGATGGAATTCATCAACTAAAATATTATGGTTTTCTAATAAAGTGTTTAATGAATTGGTGTCAATCCTATAATTACTATTTATATCATTAAAAATTAAATACAAATTACCATATAAGTTAACATTATATATACTTTCTAATTTTAATTTCATCCAAGGTATAGGTAATAAATTCATTATATCCCTCCAAAAATGTAATAATAATGTGTTTAACAAATTATATTCTATAAAAATGCTGTATTTTTTATTCACATGCATGCTTCAAGTCATAAAATAATTATTTCAAAAATTTAAATAGATAATACTTTTTATAGTGTATAAATAAGACTATATATTGAAAATAATAATATAGTAAAATTAATAATTAACTCGTTGTGCTAGTTAAATATGATTATTGAAAACACTAGAGTCTAATAAACTATATTTTTATAGTTCAAAAACTTTATATAGTAATTTCAATATGTTTAGTAAAGTAACTAGCACAACAGATTAATTAAATAAAAGATAAGGAGAAAAGTTATGAATGTGATAACTGATTTCTATCAATTTAAATATAGTAGGGATTCATATTATATAGATTTATTTATAAACACAAAGGCTCTTTTAAATATTGAACAAGCTTTAGATGAGATGTTATCTAGTTTTTATACAACTAAAGATGAACAGTGTGCATATATGAGACTTAAGGAATTATTTAAATCATCTAGAGAATCTACAGATTCTATGTATGCAGAGGTTAGAATGAATAAATGTTATCTAAAATATATTAAGACCCTTTGCTATTATTTTGCGTATAGAGTTGAATATGCACCACTTAAAATATTAAATGAATATTTGCAAGTATTCATGATTGAAGATATGGAGAATATATCAAGTTTTATTAATTTAAATGAAGATATAAAAGTAAGAGTTTTATCTAATATATAAATTATACTGCTGATTATAGGCAGTATTTTTTTGAAAAGATATATTAATATAAATTAAAAATTATATAAAAAAGAGAGCAGATAACTTAAAAATTGTAAGTATACTGCTCTAGTAAAATTAAATTTAGAATACGTGTTTACTTTCGTCAAAATCATAAACATCCATCAAAGCTTCCCCAAATCTTTGATAATGAACGATTTCTCTTTCACCTAAAAATCTTAAAACATTTATTATATCTACATCATCAGTTAAATTTATAAGGTGATAATAAGTTGCTAAAGCCTTTTGTTCAGCCGCCATATCTTCGTGTAAATCAGTAACCGGATTTCCCATAACCGCAATAGGAGCAGTACTAAATGGAACACCATTTGAATCACCTAATAATACTTAAAACCACTAATTAAGAGAAAACTTAATAAGTGGTTTTATTTTACCACAAAAAGGTTTTATAAGGAAGAGTGTTTGACCTAGAGTAATCCGAAAGGCTCGATAGAGTACAGGAGAAACCGACTAAACACTTGGGTGAAAATCCCAATTGCATATATGTATGCCTAGCACCATACAAAAGGGCAAAGAGTAGTAACCTCGGACTACAAAGAAGAACAGGAGTGGGTAGGAAGTCTGATTTGAGGATGATATCAATTTTAATGTGGCTATGGGGTCAGATGTAGTAAGTATTAAGTTACAAACACAAGATATTGTAAAGGCTGTGCTAGTCCAACGTTGTATGGTCGTAACATACCTATCCTAACTGGGATAATCCAAAAGGAAGTCTACTCACTGTTTTTCGTGGGTAGCTATGTCCAATTGGCTAAGCCTTCTAGGATAATCAGTTTAGGTTATTAGAAGTCAATAGGTTTCGGTAAAAATTGAAACTTGGACATAGCTGATATACTTAATAATAAAAGAAATAGATAATATATAGATTGGAGATAGGAATGAAAAGTAAAAAGTCTGGAGTAAGTATGGGTGGTACTATTGAATACACAAGAACAAAAAAGAAACAACAATTTATAAATAAGATAGATAGAGTAAAAAAGAAGAATGCAAAAGTATGTGTTAATTGTGTAGATAACAGGGAAGGTTATTGTGATAGGTTCAAAGGATGGTGTGGTAGAGTGAACTATCACTGCAATGGAGAAACTATATCATATCAAGAAAAGTTACAACAAGATAAAATTAAATATGAATTAAAAAAGAAAAAAGAAAAAGAAAAAAGAAGGTGCAATAAAACTTGTAATAAGTAAATATTTATATTAAGAGGTATATTAAATGGTAAAGTTTAAAATAGAAGATATGAAAATTAATATTACATATGGTACAAATAAGGTTGATAAAGATAGATTGTGTAGCATCTTTATAGATATAATAAAAGATTTAGAAAAAGAAGATTTAAAAAACAATGAGAATAAAATATCGACACAATAAAGAAAATAATATGTTATACAATATCTTTTTAAATGTATATGAAATAGATTATAGACCATATAAAATAGATGATATAGATAAATTTATAGTAAAAGATACAATACATCTTATAGATAGAATAATCACAAGTGAATGTAAAAAGATATTAGGCAAGATAGGCATAAAAAAATATACAAATCTAAGAGAAAAAGAAGTTAAAGAATTATTAAAAAAACACCTATCAAATGTAGAACCAGAAATTGTTTTGAATATATATAATGAGCATAAAGTTAAACTAGATATGTTTGGCTATGAAGTATGTGAAGTATTAAATATATCAAAGTGGAAATTTAACAAAATTAAACATACTTTAAAAATATCTGGAACACAGGTTGTAAATATTAATTGTAAACCTAAGATAATAAACAAATATGATAGAAGATTTATATATGAAATATTGATAAACAAAAATAAATTATAGTTTTACACATTAAAATCCAGATGAATATTTTAATTAAATAGATTGATTAGGAGCTGGAGCAATCTATACTTTAAAGAATAATAGGTTAGTAAAAGAATTATACCTTAAGTAAGTTACAACAGCTTAGAAACGAATTTAGACAGGATATAAAGGCATTAAAGAAGGAATATAACCAATTAGTTTTTGATTTAGATAAAAAAATTTAAAAGTGGTTTATGTATAAAAAAAGTAGCTAAATAGGCTACTTTTTTTATACAAAAATACAAAAAAATGTAAAATAAGACTTGCAAAGTTCACGATATCGTGATATAATAATATTTGTAAAGGAGGTGAGAACAATAAAACTGATAAATAAATTAAAAAGACTTAACAACCTTCTAAGACAAATTGTTAAGTCACTACTTTACCTAATAGCAATAAAAGAACTTATTTTATCGCTATTAAAATAAAATTAAATATATTAAAGAGATACCCACATATCTCTTTAATATATATTATCAGTTTTTTATTAAAAATGAAAGAATTATTAAAAACAATTTTTTACACAATAATAATTATTATGTTATTAAAAGTTTTATTTAGTTAAAAGAAGGTGAGAATATGAATAATCCATTTGAAGGATTAATGGCATTTTCAGATGCTAGTAAACGTTGGAAACTAAGTGACAGCACATTAAGAAAAGCTGTAAGCTATGGGAAGTTAGTAGAAGGTATTGATTGTAAAAAGTTTGGTAAGCAATGGATAGTAACTGAAACAGCTATGATAAGAGAATATGGAGAACCAAAAGAAAGTAATTAGATAATAAAAAAGAACCATACCCAATAGATTGGAATACAGTTCCCTAGACAAGAAATAGTATACCATCTATTGGAATGAAAAACAATAGGAGGAAATACAAAATGATATACATAAAAGCAAAAATAAGAAGGTTTAATAGGGATTTTAATAAGGAGGAAAAGTTAGTGATAATACTTGGAAGTATAGTAACTATATTAGCTGTAACTATGGGATTAATTTTCTTGTTGATGATAGCTAAAAAGATATTTGATTTATATATAAATTCAACAGCCCCATATTTCATAAAGGCAATGAATAATATAATAGGATTTTTCTTTGAAGGTTGGACTTTATAAATTTGAAAATTAATATTCAAAACAGGTATAATACCTGTTTTTATTTTATTTAAAGTTAATGAAACTTAATGACATTTTAATAATAAAGTATTATAATTATTCTTATAAGGGAGTTGTTAAATATGACACGAATACGTAAGGAAGTGAGTAGAACTAGATTTAGTACAAATGTAGACAAAAAACTTTTGGAAATCTTAGATGAATTATCAAAAGAAACTAAAATACCTAAGTCTAAACTAGTAGACACAGCTTTAGAAATGTTATTTGAAAAATATCAAATTGGAGGAGAATAAAATGGACTTTATAGATAAAATAAAACAGCATTCACAAAGAATAGAAATGGTAAGAGGTAATTTAGCTACAGAAGAAGCTACTAAAACAGCTTTAATAATGCCATTCTTTAGTTTATTAGGATATGATGTATTCAATCCTATGGAATTTATACCAGAATTTGTAGCTGATGTTGGAACTAAAAAAGGGGAAAAAGTAGATTATGCAATAATGAATGAAGGAAAACCTGTAATACTTATAGAAGCAAAAGGTGTAGATGATGATTTAACAAAACATGATGCACAATTATTTAGATATTTTACAGTAACTGATGCTAAGTTTGCTATATTAACTAATGGTATAGTATATAAATTCTTTACGGATTTAGAAGAACCTAATAAGATGGATGAAAAACCATTCTTAGTGTTAGACTTATTAAACATAAATGATATGCAAGTAGCTGAACTTAAAAAGTTTACTAAAGATAAATTTGATATAGATACTATATTCAATACAGCATCAGAATTAAAATATAGCAATCTTATAAAGGCTCAATTAAATAGTCAATTAAATAATCCTAGTGATGAATTTGTAAGATTTATAATAGGTGATTTCTTTACAGGAGTAAAAACAGCTAATGTAGTTGAAAAGTTTAGACCTATAGTAAAGAAATCTATGCAACAATTTGTAAATGAATTTATGAATGATAAAATAAAAAGTATATTAAATAATGAAGTTGAAGAAGATAAAACTGTAGTTATTGCTCCAGAAGAAGTTGAAAACATAGAAGAAGTTGCTGTACAAGAGAATACAGAAAGTAAGATTGTAACAACAGAAGAAGAACTAGAAGGATTTAATATAGTTAGAAGTATATTATCAGAAGTAGTAGCTCCAGAAGATATACAATTCAAAGATGTTGAAAGATATTTTGGTATATTATATCAAGGAAATATAAGAAAATGGATATGTAGATTATATTTCAATTCATCTAAAAAGAGCATAACAATATCTGATGAAAATAAGAGAGAAGTAAGATATTATATAGAAAATATAAGTGACATATATAAATATAAAAATGAATTATTAAGTTCATTAGATAAGTATTTAGAAAAAGTAGATGCATAATTTGAAAGCAGGTGTAAAATCCTGCTTTTTACAATTTGTTTATAAGGATTTAAAACTTAAGTATAGATGTAGATTGATTATTATATTTTGAAAAAAGTAGATAATTTATATAAAATAGGTTATAATATAGTTAATAATAAACAAAAAAAGAAATTACAATCTAGTGGAATAGAGCGTGATTTCTATGTAATAAACTAACAAAGTTAATTTTTATCTAAATCACTCTTATTGCCTGTAAGAGTGATTTTTATTTTGTCATAAATAAAACAACCTATAATACTCAATATTATAGCATCTGAATTATTCAATAAAAATGTTAAAATTTCCATACATCCACCTCCTTTCCTCGGACTATAGGAAAGAAGTCTTATCTTAGTACAGAAACCATCACTCTTAGATTGTAATTTCTTCAAGCTAAATTATACCATATATTAATTATTAAATCATTTGTTTTGTTTATAAAATTAATTTTTTATTCAAAATATTAGAAAAAAACAATCCATTTAAAGCCACGGAGAGCCTTTTCAAAATTATAGGTAATACTAAATATCCTTTTAAAAATGAGTATTACAAAACAAATCTTAAATATTATTAAAAAATTTTATATATTTTTTTACACTTGTCATTTTTACCGTATATAATCACTTATCAAGTTCTTTAGGAACTAAAAAAAATTTAAAGATTATGTAGCTACAAAGGAGATAAGAAAATGATAAAAAATGAAGTGATTAGAGCTAGAGTGAGCAAACAGGAAAAAGAAAAATATATGAAATTCGCCGAAAGTAAAGGTATGAAAATATCAAATTTAATAAGAACTTTATTAAATAAAGAAATAGAAAAAGAAAATAGATAGATTAAAAAGGAGATTTAATAAGATGAATAAAAGTTTTAAATACAAAAAAGAATGTAAAATATGCAATAAAACATTTGACACTAATACAGCAACATCAAAATATTGTTCTGATGAATGTAGGGCAATAGCTAATAAAAATAGAACTTATAAACTTATTTGTGAAGAATGTGGAGAAGAATTTGATGGTAAAAATAAAACTAATAAATTCTGTAGTGATGAATGTAGAAGAAAAAATATAAAGGAAAGATATGAGGTAGTTTGTAGTGAATGTGGAGTTGTATATAAAGCACCTATTGATTTAAAACATTATCCTTGTAAGGAATGTAGAGAAATTATAGAAAACTCTAAAGTAGAAAAAATATGCAGAATGTGTGGAGAAATATTTAAAACAAATGAAAATATAGAAGTTTGTAGTGGTTTATGTGAGTACAATTACAAAAGAGAAAATAAGTATAAATATAATATTAACATAGAGGAAGTTAAATCTATAGATAAACAAATAAAAGAGCTTTTATTAAGCTATTCTGGAGTAAGATTGAATAAAAAAGAGCAAACAGAAATATATAAACAAATAAAAGAAATATCGAATTTACCTATTCATAAATCAATTTATAAGTGTCTAAAAAGATATAATATATCTCATACTTACTTTGATACAGTTGATGGATGGTCACCTTTATTGATAAATACATCAGATGAACAAGATATTGAAAAACAAATATTAATAGAAGTAAAAAAAGAATTATTACAACAAACTATAAATAAATATGAAATAACTAAACGTGAATTTGAAATGAAAATAGAAAACATAAAACAAATTATAAAAAAATTAGAAAATTAATAAAAAGGAGATTGAATAAAAATGACAGCAAGATATTTATCAGAAAAATTTAGTAAAGAACAAGTAGAAGAGTTATTTACTACTAAAGGTAAAATACAAATGATTACAGCCCCTACAGGAGCAGGTAAGACTTATTTTGTGCAAACTAATGTAATTAAAATAGCTAAAGGTGAATTTAAACCTTTTGGAGCATCACAAAAGAAAGCATTACTATTAGCTAATAGAAGTGCTTTAATAACTCAAATCAAAGAAGATTTAAAGAATAATTTGGATGCTACATACTTTGAAAGTATAAATGAAGAAGAGTATGTAAGTAAATATATAGATATACTTTCATATCAATCATTAGCTAAAAAGATTTTAGAAGATATAACATTCTTAGAAAAATATAATCTAATAATAGCTGATGAATGTCATTATTTTTTAAATGATTATTGGAATAATACAACTCAATTAACCTTAAATGAGCTTATAAATCATTCTGTAGATAATACAATATTATTCTTTAGTGCTACTACAGAAGAATTGAAACATTTTATGGATATTATAAAAGATATAGAATTTGATGGAAGAGAACTTTACAATGAAGTTTTAAGTGTAGAAGAAAGTATGGATTTAGGATTTAATGATAGATTAGATATAGTTGTAACTAATGATGAATTAGAAAATGTTATGCAACAAATACCAGCTGATGAAAAATTTATAATATTTGTAAATGAGTTTATGACTAAAAATAAGATAGAGGATTTAGTTAAGACTATGAGTACAGATAAAAGAGCTATTGGTTTTATGTATTCTAAATGGGAACAACAAGGGAGAGGTTTTAAAGTTGATGAAGAAATGGCTAAAAAGTATGATTTAACTATAAATAATGAAAGTTTCTATGATGATTATATATTAGGAATAATAGCAAATAATGCTATGGATAATGGTGTTAATCTTAAGATGGAAGATTTAAAGCACATAGTCTTATTAAATCAATATGATTTTACACAAATAAAACAATTCATAGGTAGAAAAAGACATAATCCAAATAATCCAGAAGATAGAACTAATGTATATATAATATCTCATAATAAAGCAGAGTTAGAGAAAATAAAAGTTAACTGTGATAAAACAATGGGATATGTAAAGGACTATGAAACACTAACTAAAGAAGAGTTTATGGACAAGTATATGGTAGATATAACTTTAAATAGTGTATGTATTCCTAAGTATGAAAATTCATATTTAGAAGGATTAAAAATGTTAGATAGAACAAAATATAATGTGGAAAGAAACAATGATTTTCCTTTTATGATAACATTTTGTTTTGATGGAAATGTAGAAATACATCCTAATTATTGTCAAATAGAAAAAGTGGCTTGTAAGTTAAACATAATAAATGGTGTATTAGGGCAATTACAATATTGTACAATGGCTAAATTTTATGAAGTTAACCTAAGAAAATATTATAAAAATGTATCAATAAAAGAAGTTAATAAAAGTAAATCACAGAAAAAATATTCAGCATTAGAAGAGATACCAGAATATCTTGATAACTTAAAAGGTGTAAGCATAAATAAAGAACAATATAAAAAATTAAGAGAAGAATTTAAAATTAAATGGGATGTTAAGCATGAAAAGAAATTTACAGTTTTAGGTGATAAAGCTTTCAATGAATATATAAGTCAGTTTGGTTATTGTATTATGAAAGGTAAAGGTAAAAAAGTAGGTAATACAATACCAACTATATATATTATAGCTAAAAATTAATAGAGCAAAAAAGGTAGTTTTTTATATAATATTAATATACTTTAATCTAAAAACTACCGAAAAAACTCTTAAAAATAAACAATAAAAAATATACGACACCAGCTTGTCTGGTGGCGACACGTTGCATTTGCGATAGCAAATCAATGTGTAAAGAAATTAATACTAGTTTTAAATGCTAGTATTTTTTTTGATTTAATATAAATAATAGTTGAGCTTAAATACTCACTTGCTGGTTGCACCAGCTCGTTCGTTTGGTTTGTGGAAGAAATAAGTCAAGTGTAATCATTCAGAGCTTATTATTCTGACATATGAAGTGAGTTATGGTATCTCATTAAAAAACCACTCCTTTATGCTGGCTTAAGACAGGCTTATTGTGGGTTCAATTCCTACAGCTGGCAAATAAATATAAGACTTAAGATATTTCTCTTTTGTTTCTTAAGTCTTTCATTATAGATTGAATTATTCAATCTTCCTTTTATTTTTGAAAAGTGATGGCTCACTCTAAAAGCTACTTGTTTTAATCAAA
The Romboutsia ilealis genome window above contains:
- a CDS encoding DEAD/DEAH box helicase family protein, producing MTARYLSEKFSKEQVEELFTTKGKIQMITAPTGAGKTYFVQTNVIKIAKGEFKPFGASQKKALLLANRSALITQIKEDLKNNLDATYFESINEEEYVSKYIDILSYQSLAKKILEDITFLEKYNLIIADECHYFLNDYWNNTTQLTLNELINHSVDNTILFFSATTEELKHFMDIIKDIEFDGRELYNEVLSVEESMDLGFNDRLDIVVTNDELENVMQQIPADEKFIIFVNEFMTKNKIEDLVKTMSTDKRAIGFMYSKWEQQGRGFKVDEEMAKKYDLTINNESFYDDYILGIIANNAMDNGVNLKMEDLKHIVLLNQYDFTQIKQFIGRKRHNPNNPEDRTNVYIISHNKAELEKIKVNCDKTMGYVKDYETLTKEEFMDKYMVDITLNSVCIPKYENSYLEGLKMLDRTKYNVERNNDFPFMITFCFDGNVEIHPNYCQIEKVACKLNIINGVLGQLQYCTMAKFYEVNLRKYYKNVSIKEVNKSKSQKKYSALEEIPEYLDNLKGVSINKEQYKKLREEFKIKWDVKHEKKFTVLGDKAFNEYISQFGYCIMKGKGKKVGNTIPTIYIIAKN
- a CDS encoding plasmid mobilization protein, with product MIKNEVIRARVSKQEKEKYMKFAESKGMKISNLIRTLLNKEIEKENR
- a CDS encoding type I restriction endonuclease; protein product: MDFIDKIKQHSQRIEMVRGNLATEEATKTALIMPFFSLLGYDVFNPMEFIPEFVADVGTKKGEKVDYAIMNEGKPVILIEAKGVDDDLTKHDAQLFRYFTVTDAKFAILTNGIVYKFFTDLEEPNKMDEKPFLVLDLLNINDMQVAELKKFTKDKFDIDTIFNTASELKYSNLIKAQLNSQLNNPSDEFVRFIIGDFFTGVKTANVVEKFRPIVKKSMQQFVNEFMNDKIKSILNNEVEEDKTVVIAPEEVENIEEVAVQENTESKIVTTEEELEGFNIVRSILSEVVAPEDIQFKDVERYFGILYQGNIRKWICRLYFNSSKKSITISDENKREVRYYIENISDIYKYKNELLSSLDKYLEKVDA
- a CDS encoding helix-turn-helix domain-containing protein — translated: MNNPFEGLMAFSDASKRWKLSDSTLRKAVSYGKLVEGIDCKKFGKQWIVTETAMIREYGEPKESN
- a CDS encoding ribbon-helix-helix domain-containing protein; its protein translation is MTRIRKEVSRTRFSTNVDKKLLEILDELSKETKIPKSKLVDTALEMLFEKYQIGGE